The Candidatus Methylomirabilota bacterium genome contains the following window.
GCCCGTGGTCGCGGCGGACCTGGGTCATCTGTCTCGTCGTCGCATTCCTGCTGGCCGGCGGCGCCTATTTCGCGCTGAACCGGCCGGGCCGGGCACAACCCGCCGCGCGCCCGGGCGCGGGCGGCGCGGCAGGCCGAGCGGTGCCTGTCTTGACGGTAACCACCCGAACGGGCGACCTGGGCGTCTATCTGACGGCGCTGGGCTCGGTCACGGCCCTCAATATCGTGACGGTCCGGAGCCGGGTCGATGGCCAGCTCATGCGCACGCTCTTTCGCGAGGGGCAGAACGTCCGTGCCGGGGAACTGCTCGCGGAGATAGATCCCCGCCCCTTCGAAGCCCAGCTCACGCAGGCCGAGGGGCAGCTCGCCCGTGACCAGGCCGCACTGAGCAATGCCCGGCTCGACCTGGAGCGCTACAGAAGGCTCGTGGCGGGAGGCTTCATCGCCCAGCAGCAGCTCGATACTCAGGCCTCGGCGGTCGTCCAGGCCGAGGGCAACGTCAAGGCCAATCTCGGACAGATCGAAAGCATCAAGCTTCAACTCACGTATTGCCGCATCCTCGCCCCCATCAATGGCCGCGCCGGCCTCAGGCTCGTCGATCCCGGCAACATGGTCAAGGCCAATGATCCCGGCGGGCTCGTGGTGCTCGCCCAGGTCGAGCCCATCGCCGTCGTGTCGGCGATACCCCAGGATCATCTGCCCCCCGTCCTCGCGCGGATGCGGGGCGGGAGCCCCATCCCCGTGGACGCCTACGACCGGGAGGGCCGGACAAAGCTCGCCACGGGCACGCTGGTGGCGGTGGACAACCAGATCGACCCGGGTACGGGCACCGTCAAGATCAAGGCCTCGTTCGCCAACGCGGACGGCGCGCTCTTTCCGAACCAGTTCGTCAACGTGCGGGTGCTGGTGGACACGCTCCGCGGTGCCGTCCTGGTTCCCGTGGAAGCGGTTCAGCGCGGCGTCCAGGGTCCCTTCGTGTACGTCGTGCGCGCCGACAAGACGGTCGAGCTCCGCAAGGTTGCCCTCGGCCCGACCGAAGGTGGTCTGGCCCCTGTCCGCGACGGACTCAAGGCCGGCGAGGCCGTCATCGTCGACGGCGCCGACAAGGTGCAGGAGCGCTCTCGGGTCGAGCCGACCAGCCGCGATCGACCCCCCGCCAAGTCGGGCTCATGAACCTGTCTCGGCCGTTCATCCTGAGGCCAGTGGCCACGTCGCTCCTGACCGCGGCCATCATCTTGGCAGGCGCCGTCGCCTATCGCCTGCTCGCCGTCTCGGCCTTACCCCAGGTCGACTACCCGACCATCCAGGTGCAGACGTTTTATCCCGGCGCCAGCCCGGA
Protein-coding sequences here:
- a CDS encoding MdtA/MuxA family multidrug efflux RND transporter periplasmic adaptor subunit encodes the protein MTIEGAGSEEVGDVPGHPPRPWSRRTWVICLVVAFLLAGGAYFALNRPGRAQPAARPGAGGAAGRAVPVLTVTTRTGDLGVYLTALGSVTALNIVTVRSRVDGQLMRTLFREGQNVRAGELLAEIDPRPFEAQLTQAEGQLARDQAALSNARLDLERYRRLVAGGFIAQQQLDTQASAVVQAEGNVKANLGQIESIKLQLTYCRILAPINGRAGLRLVDPGNMVKANDPGGLVVLAQVEPIAVVSAIPQDHLPPVLARMRGGSPIPVDAYDREGRTKLATGTLVAVDNQIDPGTGTVKIKASFANADGALFPNQFVNVRVLVDTLRGAVLVPVEAVQRGVQGPFVYVVRADKTVELRKVALGPTEGGLAPVRDGLKAGEAVIVDGADKVQERSRVEPTSRDRPPAKSGS